The Electrophorus electricus isolate fEleEle1 chromosome 19, fEleEle1.pri, whole genome shotgun sequence genome has a segment encoding these proteins:
- the LOC113568711 gene encoding uncharacterized protein LOC113568711: MFSHFFSLCFFITVKTSAVNEIQVQTVRQGLSVAIKCGQNIVQDRKNPQHFFVWYKMSLGKVPQYIMRTSEDSTKYRFARAFENGHFTVSVSEVMFDLIINDVSEDDIGTYFCGTVKANVVEFGSGTLLLFQAEKIKWQLQTEMVFKDREYSTVQCSLQAVTESCLGEHSVYWFRHGSNKSRPEIIYTHGNRSDQCKTDSDAGSPTWTCVYDLPKSYTRHSDGGTYYCAVAACGEILFGNGTKVDVEENNRWIVTALIICNVSSVIIIMALCGLLYKNHQKGSVNGQSSPSNKVEDTDGLNYAALRFAQKPSSSGISRVKDNSDVYARVRIQ; encoded by the exons atgtttagtcattttttctctctttgcttcTTCATAACTG ttAAAACCTCTGCAGTCAATGAAATTCAAGTGCAAACAGTTAGGCAGGGACTTAGTGTGGCAATTAAATGTGGCCAAAACATAGTCCAAGACAGAAAAAATCCccagcatttttttgtttggtatAAAATGAGTTTAGGAAAGGTGCCTCAGTACATTATGAGAACATCTGAGGATAGTACAAAGTACAGATTTGCTCGAGCATTTGAAAATGGCCACTTCACTGTTTCTGTGAGTGAAGTGATGTTTGACCTCATTATTAATGATGTCTCAGAAGATGACATTGGAACATACTTCTGTGGAACAGTGAAGGCAAATGTTGTAGAGTTTGGATCTGGGACCCTTCTGCTATTTCAAG CTGAAAAGATCAAGTGGCAGCTTCAGACTGAAATGGTTTTCAAGGACAGAGAATATTCTACAGTCCAGTGTTCACTACAAGCTGTTACTGAGAGTTGCTTAGGAGAACACAGTGTCTACTGGTTCAGACATGGCTCAAACAAATCTCGTCCAgaaatcatttacactcatgGAAACAGGAGTGATCAGTGTAAGACAGACTCTGATGCCGGATCTCCTACATGGACTTGTGTCTACGACCTTCCCAAGAGTTACACCAGGCATTCTGATGGTGGAACTTATTACTGTGCTGTGGCTGCATGTGGGGAAATACTCTTTGGAAATGGAACTAAAGTTGATGTTGAAG aaaataacaGATGGATTGTTACTGCTTTGATAATATGTAATGTGAGCTCTGTTATCATCATCATGGCTCTGTGTGGACTTCTATATAAGAATCATCAAAAAG GCTCAGTTAATGGTCAATCAAGTCCCTCAAATAAG GTTGAAGACACAGATGGCTTGAACTATGCTGCTTTGAGATTTGCTCAGAAACCTTCCTCCTCTGGAATTTCCAGAGTTAAGGACAATTCAGATGTTTATGCCCGGGTCAGAATACAATAG